The following are from one region of the Nicotiana tabacum cultivar K326 chromosome 3, ASM71507v2, whole genome shotgun sequence genome:
- the LOC142179421 gene encoding uncharacterized protein LOC142179421 isoform X1 produces MYESTSMADDVMIKEELTNPCCISWKEKYSKLKDGYAKLEDRRNALRKGLSIYEEQVLKMQSENLSLRKAVEDEKLRANNEKEENIKECALRVSLESEIAGLKNEILSLKQQSVANDGGREIRELKEHLTERESKVNELKVLVDKERVRAESEKKKAELVRKKVDELRTKLKVEKTKADEERRLADVERKRAEGNSLNLENLKKEADQVKSKLASVTLEFEDAKKQLEAERENTSKERKRADAAVAKAADQKKIAETNRKMAMDEKSRATDLYRQLEHDRQKIDNLKKEIGEPMASGKTVNIIPRKGTTIGTAQFSPELGPKAVERDVTMVDVIGNSDADQKRLQEMEEKVVIEKKRVKSEMKKVEKQRKAAEAYKKKASEEKNRADQLSEEVKNYRKRVEELQKEIEKLSSARSSVDCPLRALDSSVHVETAKVKLLQKQLKLEKMLVKHAKKVAKFEKTRNYILQQNLVSLKQELVHFSRRLNILDGCFFQGDEHAPEKVCSFNLKSKYSSLVACDTHCHFGNDSVQLAAVGSDLSEQKIECNVRLLPMSGGNNPVSLSGINSKLEPLLRGSSKKVLQSSAMNSSSASFSDRLLVGSQDKCASVTTSAKSAEEKLDVELTISSLPGDARKKCIENVVAIADSNVKSPISCISTERRGPHYKRMRRSVDATKSNGNLNSGGNKWQRQLSCTALFLFHTKKNLSVLKMMVGLCP; encoded by the exons ATGTACGAATCAACATCAATGGCGGATGATGTAATGATAAAAGAAGAGCTTACAAATCCCTGCTGTATATCT TGGAAAGAGAAGTACAGTAAACTGAAAGACGGCTACGCAAAGCTTGAAGATAGGAGAAATGCGCTTCGTAAAGGTCTCTCCATTTACGAGGAACAAGTTTTGAAGATGCAATCTGAAAATCTCTCTCTCAGGAAAG CTGTTGAGGATGAGAAACTTAGGGCGAACAATGAAAAGGAGGAAAACATAAAGGAATGTGCTTTAAGGGTTTCTTTAGAGAGTGAAATTGCTGGGTTGAAGAATGAGATTCTTTCCTTGAAGCAACAATCGGTGGCTAATGATGGAGGTAGAGAAATTAGAGAGCTTAAGGAGCATCTCACTGAGAGAGAAAGCAAGGTAAACGAGCTGAAGGTGCTTGTCGATAAAGAAAGAGTGAGAGCAGAGTCAGAGAAGAAGAAGGCTGAGTTGGTGAGGAAAAAGGTGGACGAGTTGAGGACAAAATTGAAGGTTGAGAAAACAAAGGCTGATGAAGAAAGGAGACTTGCTGATGTTGAAAGAAAAAGAGCCGAAGGAAATAGTCTTAATTTGGAAAATCTGAAGAAGGAAGCTGATCAAGTGAAATCAAAGTTAGCTTCAGTGACTTTGGAGTTTGAAGATGCTAAGAAGCAGCTGGAGGCAGAAAGAGAAAACACATCTAAAGAGAGAAAACGTGCAGATGCAGCAGTGGCGAAAGCTGCTGATCAAAAGAAGATTGCAGAAACCAACCGCAAGATGGCCATGGATGAAAAGAGCCGGGCTACTGATCTATATCGTCAGCTTGAACATGATAGACAAAAGATTGATAATTTGAAGAAAGAGATCGGTGAACCCATGGCATCTGGTAAAACGGTTAACATCATACCTCGTAAAGGGACAACTATAGGAACTGCTCAATTCTCACCTGAGCTTGGTCCAAAGGCAGTGGAGAGAGATGTTACCATGGTAGATGTAATTGGGAATTCCGATGCAGACCAAAAAAGGCTCCAGGAAATGGAAGAAAAGGTGGTGATTGAGAAAAAGCGTGTCAAATCAGAGATGAAAAAAGTGGAAAAGCAAAGAAAGGCTGCAGAAGCATATAAAAAGAAGGCATCAGAAGAAAAAAATCGTGCTGATCAGCTTTCTGAAGAGGTCAAAAATTACAGAAAGAGGGTCGAAGAACTGCAGAAAGAAATTGAAAAGCTAAGTTCTGCAAGGTCTTCTGTTGATTGTCCTCTTCGTGCACTTGATAGTAGTGTGCATGTTGAAACTGCTAAAGTTAAGCTGTTGCAAAAGCAGTTGAAGCTTGAAAAGATGCTGGTAAAGCATGCTAAAAAAGTAGCTAAGTTCGAAAAAACCCGTAATTATATACTACAGCAGAATCTAGTTAGCTTAAAGCAGGAGCTTGTTCACTTCTCGAGACGTCTAAACATACTGGACGGTTGCTTCTTTCAAGGTGATGAGCATGCCCCAGAAAAG GTTTGCAGCTTCAACTTGAAAAGCAAGTATTCTAGTTTGGTAGCTTGTGACACGCACTGTCATTTTGGAAATGATTCCGTGCAGTTAGCTGCTGTTGGGTCTGATCTGTCCGAGCAAAAGATAGAATGTAATGTACGTTTGCTTCCGATGTCTGGAGGGAACAACCCTGTATCATTATCAGGTATTAACTCTAAATTGGAGCCTTTACTTAGAGGTTCCAGCAAAAAAGTGTTACAGAGTTCTGCCATGAATTCCAGTTCGGCATCATTTTCTGATAGGCTATTGGTGGGCTCACAGGACAAATGTGCTTCCGTCACAACATCAGCTAAATCAGCTGAAGAAAAATTGGACGTAGAACTGACCATATCCAGTTTGCCTGGAGATGCAAGAAAAAAGTGCATTGAGAATGTTGTAGCAATTGCTGACAGTAATGTCAAGAGTCCGATCAGTTGTATTTCTACTGAGAGGAGAGGTCCACATTATAAGAGGATGAGGAGATCTGTTGATGCCACTAAATCTAATGGAAACTTAAATTCCGGGGGTAACAAGTGGCAAAGGCAGCTTTCTTGCaccgctttgttcctgtttcatacaaagaaaaatttgtcagttttgaaaatgatGGTTGGTTTGTGTCCTTGA
- the LOC142179421 gene encoding uncharacterized protein LOC142179421 isoform X2: MYESTSMADDVMIKEELTNPCCISWKEKYSKLKDGYAKLEDRRNALRKGLSIYEEQVLKMQSENLSLRKAVEDEKLRANNEKEENIKECALRVSLESEIAGLKNEILSLKQQSVANDGGREIRELKEHLTERESKVNELKVLVDKERVRAESEKKKAELVRKKVDELRTKLKVEKTKADEERRLADVERKRAEGNSLNLENLKKEADQVKSKLASVTLEFEDAKKQLEAERENTSKERKRADAAVAKAADQKKIAETNRKMAMDEKSRATDLYRQLEHDRQKIDNLKKEIGEPMASGKTVNIIPRKGTTIGTAQFSPELGPKAVERDVTMVDVIGNSDADQKRLQEMEEKVVIEKKRVKSEMKKVEKQRKAAEAYKKKASEEKNRADQLSEEVKNYRKRVEELQKEIEKLSSARSSVDCPLRALDSSVHVETAKVKLLQKQLKLEKMLVKHAKKVAKFEKTRNYILQQNLVSLKQELVHFSRRLNILDGCFFQGDEHAPEKVCSFNLKSKYSSLVACDTHCHFGNDSVQLAAVGSDLSEQKIECNVRLLPMSGGNNPVSLSGQMCFRHNIS, from the exons ATGTACGAATCAACATCAATGGCGGATGATGTAATGATAAAAGAAGAGCTTACAAATCCCTGCTGTATATCT TGGAAAGAGAAGTACAGTAAACTGAAAGACGGCTACGCAAAGCTTGAAGATAGGAGAAATGCGCTTCGTAAAGGTCTCTCCATTTACGAGGAACAAGTTTTGAAGATGCAATCTGAAAATCTCTCTCTCAGGAAAG CTGTTGAGGATGAGAAACTTAGGGCGAACAATGAAAAGGAGGAAAACATAAAGGAATGTGCTTTAAGGGTTTCTTTAGAGAGTGAAATTGCTGGGTTGAAGAATGAGATTCTTTCCTTGAAGCAACAATCGGTGGCTAATGATGGAGGTAGAGAAATTAGAGAGCTTAAGGAGCATCTCACTGAGAGAGAAAGCAAGGTAAACGAGCTGAAGGTGCTTGTCGATAAAGAAAGAGTGAGAGCAGAGTCAGAGAAGAAGAAGGCTGAGTTGGTGAGGAAAAAGGTGGACGAGTTGAGGACAAAATTGAAGGTTGAGAAAACAAAGGCTGATGAAGAAAGGAGACTTGCTGATGTTGAAAGAAAAAGAGCCGAAGGAAATAGTCTTAATTTGGAAAATCTGAAGAAGGAAGCTGATCAAGTGAAATCAAAGTTAGCTTCAGTGACTTTGGAGTTTGAAGATGCTAAGAAGCAGCTGGAGGCAGAAAGAGAAAACACATCTAAAGAGAGAAAACGTGCAGATGCAGCAGTGGCGAAAGCTGCTGATCAAAAGAAGATTGCAGAAACCAACCGCAAGATGGCCATGGATGAAAAGAGCCGGGCTACTGATCTATATCGTCAGCTTGAACATGATAGACAAAAGATTGATAATTTGAAGAAAGAGATCGGTGAACCCATGGCATCTGGTAAAACGGTTAACATCATACCTCGTAAAGGGACAACTATAGGAACTGCTCAATTCTCACCTGAGCTTGGTCCAAAGGCAGTGGAGAGAGATGTTACCATGGTAGATGTAATTGGGAATTCCGATGCAGACCAAAAAAGGCTCCAGGAAATGGAAGAAAAGGTGGTGATTGAGAAAAAGCGTGTCAAATCAGAGATGAAAAAAGTGGAAAAGCAAAGAAAGGCTGCAGAAGCATATAAAAAGAAGGCATCAGAAGAAAAAAATCGTGCTGATCAGCTTTCTGAAGAGGTCAAAAATTACAGAAAGAGGGTCGAAGAACTGCAGAAAGAAATTGAAAAGCTAAGTTCTGCAAGGTCTTCTGTTGATTGTCCTCTTCGTGCACTTGATAGTAGTGTGCATGTTGAAACTGCTAAAGTTAAGCTGTTGCAAAAGCAGTTGAAGCTTGAAAAGATGCTGGTAAAGCATGCTAAAAAAGTAGCTAAGTTCGAAAAAACCCGTAATTATATACTACAGCAGAATCTAGTTAGCTTAAAGCAGGAGCTTGTTCACTTCTCGAGACGTCTAAACATACTGGACGGTTGCTTCTTTCAAGGTGATGAGCATGCCCCAGAAAAG GTTTGCAGCTTCAACTTGAAAAGCAAGTATTCTAGTTTGGTAGCTTGTGACACGCACTGTCATTTTGGAAATGATTCCGTGCAGTTAGCTGCTGTTGGGTCTGATCTGTCCGAGCAAAAGATAGAATGTAATGTACGTTTGCTTCCGATGTCTGGAGGGAACAACCCTGTATCATTATCAG GACAAATGTGCTTCCGTCACAACATCAGCTAA